In the Gossypium raimondii isolate GPD5lz chromosome 9, ASM2569854v1, whole genome shotgun sequence genome, one interval contains:
- the LOC105798026 gene encoding probable 3-beta-hydroxysteroid-Delta(8),Delta(7)-isomerase, with protein sequence MEHPYVPRDLQLPGYVPVSLSQSTILTVYGLSSLLVVSLVWFLSGRSRSISKLDRLLMCWWAFTGLTHIILEGYFAFSPEFYKDKTGFYLAEVWKEYSKGDSRYAGRDSAIVAVEGMTSVLEGPPCLLAVYAIAKGKGYSYILQFAISLGQLYGTFVYFITAYLEGDNFSASPFYYYAYYVLANSFWLLIPSLIAIRCWKKISSAVQSQSQKKNKIR encoded by the exons ATGGAGCATCCATATGTGCCCAGGGATCTGCAACTGCCTGGATATGTTCCCGTCTCCCTTTCTCAGTCCACCATTCTTACCGTCTATGGTCTCTCTTCCCTGCTCGTCGTCTCCCTTGTTTGGTTCCTCTCTG GGCGATCGCGCAGCATATCTAAACTTGATAGATTGTTGATGTGCTGGTGGGCTTTCACGGGACTTACACACATAATTCTTGAAGGATATTTTGCATTCTCCCCTGAATTCTATAAAGACAAGACTGGATTTTATCTGGCTGAAGTTT GGAAGGAATATAGCAAAGGTGATTCAAGATATGCAGGAAGAGACTCAGCAATTGTTGCTGTTGAAGGAATGACATCAGTTCTTGAAGGTCCACCTTGCCTTCTAGCAGT GTATGCTATTGCCAAAGGAAAAGGATATAGCTACATACTCCAATTTGCCATCTCTCTGGGACAGTTATATGGTACATTTGTATATTTCATAACAGCTTACTTGGAGGGTGATAACTTTTCTGCAAGCCCATTTTATTACTATGCATACTATGTTTTGGCAAATTCATTTTGGCTTTTGATACCTTCGCTCATTGCTATCCGGTGTTGGAAGAAAATTTCTTCGGCTGTGCAGAGCCAAAGCCAGAAGAAGAACAAGATTAGGTGA